The window cgctcggctccggatatggggtcgggtgcccatcacaccctagtaaggtcgggtgTGACAGgtaacaccgagcctacatggccggacaagataataccgtgccttaatggccgggcaagatgctatatctATTACCGTGCCCTAATGGCCgagcaagatgctatatatatatattaccgtgccttaatggccgggtaagatgctatatatatgtatatatattaccgcgccttaacggccggacaagatattatatatggcTATATACGGAAAAGttctttttttaaaaagctaagcgtgcacgacattcgccttaaaaaggcattctTCAGAGACACAAGCtaatctcttttatattacgttgtcttcatactttcattatgttattatttatgccttacatactcggtacattgcttgtactgatgtggacgctgcgtttatgcccgcaggtgtagatagacgagacgaggatctttcatcgtaggcttccttcaggtactggtctcgagtggtggctccacttcttcctggagcatggCCAAGTctgagtctatatatatatgaattgcgttaagggtacgtcgggggccctgtcccgacttgtatacctcagtcatgttcatagaggctttgcagacagttcatGTGTACAGcatagtcatagtgtgacagtagtaatgtcgacatcatgggtctattgtacatatacttatgcatgatattatgttcatacttAGCCTCTTGATCTTACTGTTGCAATTCGAGACATAGAGGTTATCAATACAACACATAGGTAACCCAGCTCAATGACAGTATGAATCAATCAAACTAGCTCAATCAATATAAAGAGTCTATGTCACCCTTTCCTTCCCAATATAACACATACAGCTCATGATTCAATGCGTAAAGTAAcgacgacaagcccacataatcagaagtcatacaaacctaggtaatatccaactAGACTTCATGACTGAaagcctaatcatgctttctcctatcaattctcCTATGTATACAATcgactaatcaaagtctaacttaagtaaaccgtaacctacctagtAGCCGAGCAGGAGCCACAGACAATCAcacttttgccttgcccttttgttgtgcctccaaatactcaaagtctaatcatatttgAATTATATATTAAAAATCATGAAGAACACCACCCATATTACTATACTCATCATTTGGGTCAAATTGAACTATGGAGAAAGGGGGAAATGGGTCCACAAAGGTAAAATGGTCGTTTCGAAAGTGAAATATATAATTCCATGATCTAGGAGTCCAATCCTACTAAAaaattgctaaaataactcaagaataTGATAATTTGGAGATTCAAGTGAAAATCCCAATTTGGGTATGAACACTAGTTTTTCAACCTTCAAATTAATCAAcacaaatggaagattcaagcatATTAGTTATgaaatcatcaaattctatgaATAGATTCATCAAATCCACCAACAATTTCCCTTTTAGAAAGATTAGAACTCATTTCAAGATTTTATCATCAAACCCCACTTTCTCTCTAAGATTCTAAGGGATTTCTAGCATGGGTTCAAGCTTAGGAAGATTAAATCAATGAATACTAGGTTAGGAGACTTACCACAATGAAGATTCATCCAAGAGCTCCTCAATTCGCCCCAAATATGCTTAGAAAGTGATGAATGAAATGATAGGGGCTTTAAGGGTTTTACCTTACCTTTAATGATTCTGGAAATCCCGCAACTCCGCTGCTGCGATCGCTAGTGCGCTACAGTAGGCTTGCGCTAGCAAGACCTCACTCGCTGCAACGCATCTGCTACAGCAGATATCTGTCCGATGTAACGCCCAATCCCAACATCGATCTCCCGTTATAGCGGCCAAGACCCAGCCATAGCAGTCCCTCTATGGCGGTCCTGGTGCTGCTACAGCAgataccaaacactagaaaatccTGGTTTTTCACTGTCTCAATCCCGAAAtccgacaatcacccgagacctcacagatacaaaccaaacatgcatacatatataaaaacacgctacggactcacttgaggtctcggaattcccaacagaggtctatttAACCGGGTCAACACACAATGGCCAATGACCAAATTTCCAACCAAGTACCCGAAACACAACCAAGCACCTCGAGAACTAAACCAtccaccccaccaagtcataTTCGACCCTCTGGACCTCACAAAATTGACGAAAACCCAAAAAAatggtccgtttacccaaaattgAATTATTGGTCAAATAtttcacttaaggattctaaatccttcaGTTTTCACTTGAACCACTTAATAGTCTCGGAAATTGGTCAACAAGGGTAGAATGGTTTCGTTACATGACCCATTTCTTTGTTGCAGTTTGTCTTGTCTTTGGAGTGACTATAGCTTTActctttcttcttattttacTCTCAGTTGTATCAGTCTCCTCTGCTGATTCAGTAAAGGACACTGAAGCAAGCTTAGTAGCCCTTGTTCTTGAAGCAGTGCTTCTTCTGCTTTCCTACAATGCCTTTTTCAGTTCTTCCTCAGCCTTTCTCTTTTGTCTCCTAGTGTGTGGGGTTCTGCATACTGTTGAAGGAACCTTGTTTCTCTGTTACCTCATTTTTAGGCCTTAGAACAGGCTCACAGATGCCTTTCTAAGCATGGATATGACCGTCTTAACCACAAATATTGACCGTCTTCACCACAAACTCGGTATTAAgcacatcatcatcgtcattatttcCTTTCTCAGCACCTACCTTGTTTGAATCCGGTTGGGATATCAATTCTATCAGAATGTCCTTTCCTTTTGTTAGACCAGGTTTAAAAACTTGTTTCATAGGCACCTGGGTTACAACTATCGGTGATTCTTCTTAAGCATCAACTGAGGGTTCAAGATTTTAATTTGTTTCAGTTGTCCTTACATCACCCTCACCCAATCTTTCTAGTACTTTAACAACTACTTTGTTTTTTACATATTTTACAGTTTCCATCAGCTCATTCAACACATTTTTCCATTCACCAATACCAGCAAAATAGCGTAGCGAACCCCTAAAAAATTTGGACGATAAAAAAAAAAGCTCTCAACGTAAACCCTAGCTCCATACAAAACCCTAACTTTTAAACCATTACCGCCGGCAGTATGGCCGTCGTGGCCACTAGTCAGTCATCTCAGATAGCCGGCCAGACCTCTACATCTATTCCTACACCTACTATAACCATGAAAGACTCCCATAATGAACCTATAATACCTATGATGGATTATAGACATATACTTCAGCCACAAAACCCTAATCCCATGCAAGATGGTACGTCAAAACTTTATGTTAAAATGGTGGAATATCGCAATGGTGTTCCAGTATTGCGATGGACTAAGAAGGAGGTGGATCAGATGGAGCAATTGGAAGATTTGAAGCATGCAGTTGTTGGAAAATTTTCATATGGATGGCCATCATTGGAGGAACTAAGATCTATCAACCCTGTTCAATGTGGGATGAAAGGGAAGTGCACCATTGGCTTGTTTCGTGATAGACATGTGCTTGTTAGACTTTCGACAAAGGAGGACTTTGTTACTCTTTGTTCAAAAGGTGTGTATTACTTACAATATAGAGATGTATATTCGTACCAAATGAGACCTTTGATATATGATTCTAAGTTTAAAGTTGATCAAGAAACATCAAAGGTTATTTCCTAGATCTCCTTTCCATACTTGCCGCCTACTTTCTTTGTCAAGGAGGCATTATTTTCACTTGCATCTGCTGTTGGTATTCCTCTTTATGTGGATCTTGCCACTATTAATCGCACAAGACCAGGTGGTGCAAGAGTCAAAGTGCTTATGGACTTATAGGCAGATCTAtctaattttgttaatatggataTTGAAGATGAGGATTCTAAGGAGGTTAGAGttgaaaaagtgaagatacaatatGATTATCTTCCAAAATATTTTAAAGAATGTAAGTTACAAGGGCATAATGAGGCTGAATGCAGGAGACTTCATCCAGAACTAGCACTATTTGATGAGAACAATGAGAAGGATGCTGAGCATATAGTGAATGAGATTGAGAAAGTGGAAAATGATTCTATTAAGAAAGGGGAGGCTATTGTGATAGATGAGGTCAAACATGATGAGGTAGAAAATGGAAAATTACTTGATGCACATCATCAAAGGAATCATTTTTTTCAGAATAGGAGGAGATTTAATGCTAGGAGATTGGCCAGCGGGAAATTACTTGGTGATCCTGGGAATTGGAATGTTGTTAAAGATAATAGGGATTTCTCGAGTGCCAAGCAGGATAACTCAGATTCAAAGTTGTCACAAATCACCCCAACTGAGATTAAAGATACAAATATGAGAGtccaaaacaagtttaaggtgtTACAAAACCAGAATAATGGAGATGATCTCGATGTAGAAGTCGTAAATAACAATGCAGATGATGGCCAGGAGCAGGTGTTAATTATTCCTGAAGATCAAAGAAGTCTTGGTGATTAGAAATAACATTTATTGGTAATGAAGGATGATTCAGAACTGATAGCAAATGttaaagtgaagaacaagttggaGAATTCACAAGATCAAATGATCACAACTGATTATGATAAAATTGCAGAAGTGGAGCTTATCAGTGTTGAAGGGCATGAAGATATAACTCAGTCTCTTCAGATGTTGGTTCAAGGAAAAGACATGCAATCTGATGATCTGGAGGCTCAGCCAAAAATTGTAACTGATACTTTGAAAGTTATAGATGATCATGCTGATTCAGCTCAATGTGAACAAAAAGAGATAGAGTAAGATAAGGTGCTGGATAAGAATGAGGATGTTGTCATTGGATCAGATATGATTCCTGATAACAACAATGCTGATAGCACAAAAGAGTGCTTAACTAATTTCTGTATATCTGATAACATACTTGAGTATGATAGCAAAATGCAATCTACTTTAGAGTTGGAACAGGTCACTCAACTGTTATCAACAAATGTAAGCATGAATAATGAGAGTAGTGGTGATATGAACATACAGGTTTATGAAGATAGGGTGACTGAAGAGATTTCTAATGAGGAGGTAGATAATTCTAGTTGTAACTTGCAGTTGGTTGGCTATTATCCTGAAAAAGTTGCAGATGCAGAACAAAGGAATTTAGCTTTGGCCATTATTCCTGATGTCAAGGATGTTTAGCCTCTAAGTGTTGTTCTAAGGATATCTCCTAATAAGGCTTTGCATGATGTAGTTTCTCATAAGCTACAGGATGAAAAAGATAAGTTGACTTTGGCCAAAAATAAGATAGAAGATGCTGATGGTGCTGCTATTGATATGAATCTTCATCAGATGTGTATAGAAGCAGGATTATCTCCAAAATCACAAAGCAAAGGGCCAAGAAAAGGAAGAACGCAAACTTCTTCTAATGTTCCACATACAGTGAGGTACTCAACAAGGAATAACTCTAAGAAATCTCTTAAATGATTTTTAAATCCTTATTTTGGAACATAAGATCAGTGAAGTTACAACAAgcatttcatagagttcaaatgttaaataagcatcacaagttctttttggtggctctgatggaaccttttcagcaTCATACACAGATTCAGAATTATAGAAGGAGACTTGGAATGCCTTATGCTAATTTCAACTGTAATGGTAAAATTTGGTGTTTTGTGCAACACAATATAGATGTTGAGGTTCTTTTGGATACTGAACAATCCAATACTGTAAAGCTGAAGTTTCAAGAATTGAATAGAGATATGGTGGTTACAATGGTCTATGCTAAATGTTCAGAAGTGGAGAGATTGCAGTTATGGAATAATTTATACTTCTTGGCTAGTAACATGACATCTCCTTGGCTGATTGGTGGAGATTTCAATGTTAtattgaatgaagaagaaaaaataggaggTTTACCAATATTGCCACAAGAATATGAACATTTTGCCTTTTGTCTGAATTCTTATGAGTTGCATGAGATGCCTTTCAAAGGGAGTcctttcacttggtggaatggtagggctgCCAATGACTGCATTTTTAAGAGATTGGATAGGATTGTGCATAATGATACATTTCAGAATTGGTTTGGACAGCTAGAAGTGGAACATTTGTCAAggactggttctgatcatgcaccattACTTGTATCTTGTGGAGATGAAGTGGAGAATTTTATCAAACCAttcagatttctcaaattctAGGTGGAGCATGATACTTTTCTTGACTTTATTAAGCAGCAATGGGAAGCAGACTTATCTCATTTTCTGTCCTTTAAActcaagatgaagaaactgaaagTTGCTTTAAGTACATGGAGTAAGGCTACTTTTGGGGACATTTTTAAACAACTAGTCATCAGAAAGGATATAGTTAACATTAAAGAGCATTTGTTTGAGGAGAACCCATCTGAAGAAAATAGAATGGTCATGTAAAGGGCCCAAGCAAAACTTAAACTGTATCTTCACTATGAGGAAGAATTCTGGAGGCAAAAATTTGGGATGGACTGTTTCTCAGAAGGTGATAAAAATACAAGATATTTCCGTAGTCTggtaaaaggaagaaggaaaagaaTCCAGATTAAGAGGATTAAAGATGCTACTGGAAATTGGCTAGAGGATGCTGATAGAGTTGCTGGTGAAGCTGTAAATTTTTTTCATAAGACATTTACTCAGGAGGAGGTTAGTGAAGATTCTCCAATTCTTAATCATATTCCTGAACTAATTACAGAGGAGGATAATAGGCTACTTGCTGAACAACCTACTATGGAGGAAGTACAGAAGGCAGTGTTTCAATTAAATGGGGACAGTACCTGTGGCCCTGATGGCTTTTCTGGGAtcttttatcagaagtgttgggaggtgatCAAGGCTGATGTATTTAGTGTTGTTAAAGCTTTCTTTGAAGGACAGACTCTTCCCAAGTCAATCACTCACACTAATCTAGTTTTGCTGCCAAAGAAGAATGTTGTTGAGTCTTTCtctgatatgagacctataagtcATAACAACTTTATCAATAAGTTCATATCAAGAGTAGTTCATGATAGAGTGGACAAGTTACTCACAAGGGTGATTTCTCCAAATCAGTCAGGTTTTGTTAAGAGCTGGAATATAATTGAGAATGTATTATTTACACAAGAAattgtaactgatataaggaagagaggaaaaccatCAAATGTTGTGATTAAGTTGGATATGACAAAAGCATATGACAGGGTCTCATGGTTATATCTCTGTAAGGTGATGAAGAAGATGGGATTCTCTGGAGTTTTCATTGATCTTATATGGAGGCTGTTGGCAAATAATTAGTATTCTGTACTTCTAAATGGTCAGGCACGTGGTTTCTTTCACTCTACAAGGGGTGTCAAGCAAGGGGATCCAGTCTCTCCTGCTCTTTTCATTATAGCTGCAGAAGATCTTTCAAGAGCATTAAACTCTTTGTTTGATCAGCCTGGTTTTGTTGgttatgggatgccaaagtggagtgctgaGCTGAATCATCTGGATACTCTCtaggaatatgagaaaatatttggacagctgataaacaagaggaaaagttctttttatatgttcagTAAAGTTTCAGATGAGTTAAGTCAGCAGGTTGCAGCAGTAACAGGATTTGTGAGAGGgcaatttccttttacatatcttggagtaccaattactcatgccaagaaaaggaaagtggattatactgagttattgaagaaagtcaaagacaagttgcaaactTGGAAAGGCAAGTTACTGTCTTATGGGGGAAAAGCAGTGTTGATTACAAGTGTCCTTCAACGTATTCCAATTCATGTTCTATTTGCTATAaggcctcctaaatgtgttataaaagAACTACACAGGATCCTTACAAGGTTCTGttggaataataaggaggaaGGAAGATGCAGACATTGGTCATCTTGGCTTAATATGTGCCTTCCTAAACATGAAGGAGGTTTGGGTTTCAGGTCTATTTATGACATGTCCAAAGCCTTATGTGCTACACTctggtggaagtttagaaccactagttcTCTTTGGGCAAATTTCATGTGGAACAAATACTATAAGAAGCAAATTCCTCAAGTGGTTTAATGGAAGGGAGGTTCTcaagtctggaagatgatgttggaagcaagggaaagtattgagcaggaaatctggtgggagccaaagattggaagttcaaacatctggtttgacaattggactaagTTAGGTGCTCTCAGCTATGTGGTTCCCCAATCCTGGCAAATCAATGATCATGCTGAAGATGTTTCTGAGCTTATTTCAAATGGAAGATGGGATATCAACAAACTCATGCAGCTGTTTCCTGAAGATATAGTGCAGCATATAATACAGGAAATTGATATTAAatatgcatcaaatgaatgggacagaccttggtggatgatgacaagtacaggaaggtttacagtaagtagtgcatgggAGCTGTTGAGACAAAAGGCTAATGTAACAGTACTatttcagaatatgtggatcaaaggtgtgccttttaaaatttcattcttcatgtggagattgtggaagtttaaagtgCCAATTGATGAAGTGGTGGCAAGTATTGGCATTCCTATAGTTTCAAAGTGTTGTTGCTGCCATACTGCTCAGATTGAGACCATCAACCATCTGTTTCTGTGGGGAGATTTGGCTACTAAGGTATGGGGATTCTTTAATATAGGGGCTGGATTGAGCATGAATTGTATTCAGATGAAACATACCATAAGAagttggtgggaagcaaaatgccaTTTCAAACTGAAGACAATATACAAAGCAGTTCCTGCTTTCATtgtgtggcaaatatggaagtggagaaacaataggCTACATGGTTGTAAtatgaatctgaatagagtgATATATGACATAAATCTGAACATTTATATGTTATGTAAATTTCAGTTTCTTGGGCTAAATATTCCAACTAGATGGCATCAGATTATTCAATTCTTTGAAGGATATAAACCAACTGTTATCTGCATAATTATTAAATGGATGAGACCTGCATCTTGATTCTacaagtgtaatactgatggagctgctaaaggaaatccaAGGCCAAGTTCTACTGCTTTTTGTATCAGAAATGAAGAAGGAGATTTGGTGCATGCAGTTGCTAAAATTCTGATAGATGGATCAAATATTGTTGCTAAGGCTGAGGCTATTAGAATGGGTCTGATGTACTGTGTGGAAAAGGAACTGTTTCCATTGATTAAAGAGACtgattccatgaccatgaagaTGATTATAAATGGTGAATGGAAGATCCCTTAGAGCATCTCAATGTTGGTGGATGATATCAAAAGGATGATGGAAGATCAAAGAGTGActgtggagcatatacatagagaaggaaatggacttgcagattttttaactaactttgtttttgattttgcaggtgcagttcagtttcataattttcaggaatTACCAAGTCAAGCTAAGAAGATTCTGAATTTGGAAAAAATAGGAATCCTAACTTGAGATTAAGAACTCTTCAAGACAAAGCACCAGATTAGTCTTTGATACCAGAACTTTAAACCATTGCTGAGTACAGTTTTTCAACAGATTGTGAGTTATTGCAGCATAtgtattagggtggtatcagtgtgcttgtcatgctcattccttaatatAAATGTTGTGATGCTCATGATCTAAGTAGTAGATTGTACTGGTTATGGATCAAGCAACATAGTGACCTGGTTTTCATGCAGAAGGTGATATACACAACAATATACAACTACTTTCAAGCttgcctgaagaatgattcagATGACTTGAAGCtttccacctgtgagactttgagGTATGATAGAAGTTATCAAGCCAAAGCTCTTGGATTCTAGTTGGTGTAATCTGTTCATGTCTACTTCTACTGGTCATAAGCCACTAGATTTACTgtgttttctttcattttagGATCAATCTTGTTGGATtgatattttcttattttctgttCTTTGTTTTTAGCTGGATCAATCTCTTCTGGATTGATGTGTATATATTTTCTTTATTAATAAAATTCCACCTTTATGGTGGCCTTTAGTAAAACAAAAACCAATACCAGCAAAACTTACTCTATCTTTAGTATCGGTTACCCATCAGGTGAGACTGCTTCAGCTATGGATTTTCCCAAGTTTTCCCCCTTACTTTGTGCTTCATCGATTTCTTTATCTACTTTGTCCTTTTCAACCACTAATTTCTTAATAGATCTTACTACATGAGCTATCCCTACCTCCTGTATTACCACAACCTTAGGTATAACAATTAGAGCTACCCGCTCGAGTGGACCCTCATAGTATACTCCTTGTAATTCGGACATTTTGCAAGCAAGGCTTCGAGTCTCATCTCTCTGTACTTCGAATAGATCACCAGGTGTTTCGAGAACATCAGAATGGTCAACGAAGGATACTAGAGATGGATCGAAATGGGACTCATCATAATGAATTGGTTCATCTATGAGACATGTTTTTGCTTTGGTTCTCCTAGAGTTTTGGATTTGTGGGTTAGAGGTTTAAACCGTACTTATGGGTATTTCTATGTTGGAGGGTTCAGGGATAGTTGGGTTTGACATTGTATCAGTAGTGATGGTGATAGGGTTGAGAGTAATTGGAGAAATGGTTTGGGGCTTTTTAGGAGTAGTGGAAGTTGATGCTTATTGTTCTATTTGAGAATCGAATGAGGCTGTGGATTTTACATTGGAGATAATCTGATGATGTAGGATTCTTGAGGAAGGCAGTGAACAAAGTGCTTGTTTCAAGGTATTTCAGACCATGTAAGAGTATTGGGAAGTGATTGACTTAATGGTCCCACAAAGAGTCATCATGGTGAAGGGTTCTTTATGGAAAATGATGGTGGGAATATTTCTTCCCCCTATTTCTTTTGAACTCAGAGTTGAATACAGAATAAGAGGTGCAAGTATTTCCTTATGGTATGCATATTTATTTAAAACATGAGGATGCTATACATACCTTTCTTTGATGGATTCTCAGCAATCTCAAAAGCCAGCCCAATTTCTATGACATTCTATATTCATTAGATTTTATTATATAAATGTCTATCATGGTATAGGACATACAAGTAAATGTACAAAGCTAAGTAAAATATTATTCAATTGACGCATTGCTTTATCTGTGACAATTAGTCTAACCAACTTTAGAGAAACTAATGTAAACTTAGTCATTCCCAGTTTTTGCCTTATCTACATAGTGAACTTTTTCTGACTCCACATGATTATCCATAGTCCAATTTTCATTTTCCAAGGCTTCGTTTGATTTGTCAGCACATGTTCCCTCTGTCAGCCTACCTTTCTTGTGCTTCACAAGGGGTATAAAAATTTGATGTTGAGTGAGTAGAGTTAGTTTTTGTCTACAGTTTTGTATCTGCAAAAAGCCCTTATTTAGATGTCTGTCTAGTTTGCCTTCTTCTTCCACTCTTACCTGCAAAATAATCAAGGGTTAATTTTGAGAACCAATGCAAGCTTTGGTCCTTTTCCTCGAATAATGGGACAAATTAGTTCCTTCCTTGTCCATTCTGGCAATCCTACAAGAACCCTGTTTTTTAAATTTTTCCAAAACTGGTGTCACACTTGGTTTTTCTCCTTGCAAATTTAAGATTTCTTTTCTTATGTTTCATGTTCACTGTGCATCTATGTTTGCAATGACCAGTTTTTCCACAGAGAGTGCACGGTTCTTCCTCTATGAATTCTACTTCAATACTTCTATCATACCCCAATCTAGTAATTACATTTTGTGCTTTACTGGTGAGATTAGAGAGTAATTGAGAAGCCTTCGTCTAGCGGTTAGCTTTCTCTAGATCAACTTCTTCTTTAGACAATCTTTTGTTGAATTCTCTAGTTCTATCCTCTTCATCAAGCAACTCCCTTCTTATCCTTTTCAATTCAGTTTAAGCCTTAAGTAGTTTGTCACTAGTCTCACCAGATCCAGTATTAATGGATAGATCTACAACTTCAAATTGAAGTGCCAAGACGAATGAACTTAGTCGAGTGACTTGTTCCTTTAGAGCACAGTTTTCCTTTTCAGCCCTTTCCTTGATGGCTTCAATCTCCATGAATTCATTTTTCACGCAAGAGAGGGCATTAAATGACTCAACTCTTTTTATATTCATGTCATGATGTTCATCAAAGAGAGTGATCATCAAGG is drawn from Lycium barbarum isolate Lr01 chromosome 8, ASM1917538v2, whole genome shotgun sequence and contains these coding sequences:
- the LOC132607879 gene encoding uncharacterized protein LOC132607879, with product MEPFQHHTQIQNYRRRLGMPYANFNCNGKIWCFVQHNIDVEVLLDTEQSNTVKLKFQELNRDMVVTMVYAKCSEVERLQLWNNLYFLASNMTSPWLIGGDFNVILNEEEKIGGLPILPQEYEHFAFCLNSYELHEMPFKGSPFTWWNGRAANDCIFKRLDRIVHNDTFQNWFGQLEVEHLSRTGSDHAPLLVEHDTFLDFIKQQWEADLSHFLSFKLKMKKLKVALSTWSKATFGDIFKQLVIRKDIVNIKEHLFEENPSEENRMVM
- the LOC132607880 gene encoding uncharacterized protein LOC132607880, giving the protein MDCFSEGDKNTRYFRSLVKGRRKRIQIKRIKDATGNWLEDADRVAGEAVNFFHKTFTQEEVSEDSPILNHIPELITEEDNRLLAEQPTMEEVQKAVFQLNGDSTCGPDGFSGIFYQKCWEVIKADVFSVVKAFFEGQTLPKSITHTNLVLLPKKNVVESFSDMRPISHNNFINKFISRVVHDRVDKLLTRVISPNQSGFVKSWNIIENVLFTQEIVTDIRKRGKPSNVVIKLDMTKAYDRVSWLYLCKARGFFHSTRGVKQGDPVSPALFIIAAEDLSRALNSLFDQPGFVGYGMPKWRSLQGSVGIIRRKEDADIGHLGLICAFLNMKEVWVSGLFMTCPKPYVLHSGGSLEPLVLFGQISCGTNTIRSKFLKWFNGRELGALSYVVPQSWQINDHAEDVSELISNGRWDINKLMQLFPEDIFKVPIDEVVASIGIPIVSKCCCCHTAQIETINHLFLWGDLATKCNTDGAAKGNPRPSSTAFCIRNEEGDLVHAVAKILIDGSNIVAKAEAIRMGLMYCVEKELFPLIKETDSMTMKMIINGEWKIP